From one Solanum lycopersicum chromosome 12, SLM_r2.1 genomic stretch:
- the LOC101252852 gene encoding uncharacterized protein produces the protein MLGCPSHQLISLVLILLLIIVDQSSQESPLKSAVFLSPAFVLEPGSVSNKFYYNIGFPKGHIAIKNFDAEVVDEGGNPVPLYETYLHHWIVVRYYQQKGVKVTNYHNNLGFHQSDFILKRNSGICDGGLSQYFGLGSETRKTITYVPDPYGIEVGNPVEVPPGYEEKWLLNVHAIDTRGAEDRLGCTECRCDLYNVTKDEHDRVIEPDYIGGLRCCYDETKCRVKDGFQGPRRNLYLKYTVKYIDWEASIVPVKIYILDITDTWKKPEKSTTTVARHHCQIEYLVESCSSAVANVDCTHTKKIILTFPSGGDVIYGVAHQHTGGTGMALHGEDGHVICSSIPIYGEGKEPGNEAGYIVGMSSCYPRPGSIKISAGETVTLLSNYSNAQRHTGVMGLFYLLVAEPSPKPNSILHSTDETGEIVILQSAIGALAVFGIALVVGAAVIYQRRNQRDQEGYESILI, from the exons ATGTTAGGCTGTCCAAGTCACCAGTTGATTTCCCTTGTTTTGATCTTACTACTGATAATAGTTGATCAAAGTTCACAAGAAAGCCCTTTGAAATCTGCTGTGTTTCTATCACCAGCATTTGTGCTGGAACCTGGATCAGTCTCTAACAAGTTTTACTACAACATTGGCTTCCCAAAGGGCCATATTGCTATCAAAAATTTCGATGCAGAAGTAGTTGATGAGGGAGGTAATCCTGTACCTCTCTACGAAACATATCTTCACCATTGGATTGTTGTAAGATATTATCAACAAAAAGGTGTGAAAGTAACAAACTACCATAATAATTTGGGGTTCCACCAATCAGATTTTATTCTCAAGAGAAACTCAGGTATATGTGATGGAGGACTTTCTCAATATTTCGGGCTTGGGTCAGAGACACGAAAAACAATCACCTATGTTCCAGATCCTTATGGAATAGAAGTCGGTAATCCAGTGGAAGTACCTCCTGGATATGAGGAGAAATGGTTGCTTAATGTACATGCAATTGATACACGAGGTGCAGAAGATAGATTGGGATGTACTGAGTGCAGGTGTGATCTTTATAATGTTACCAAGGACGAGCATGACCGAGTTATAGAGCCAGATTACATTGGAGGGTTGAGATGTTGTTATGATGAAACAAAATGCAGGGTGAAAGACGGATTCCAAGGACCGAGGAGAAATCTGTACCTCAAGTACACAGTGAAGTATATTGATTGGGAGGCCTCCATTGTGCCTGTCAAAATTTATATACTTGATATCACTGATACATGGAAAAAGCCAGAAAAATCGACTACCACTGTGGCAAGACATCACTGCCAG atCGAATATTTAGTGGAATCATGTTCGTCAGCTGTTGCAAATGTCGATTGCACTCATACAAAGAAGATAATCTTAACTTTTCCTAGCGGCGGAGATGTCATATATGGAGTTGCTCATCAACATACAGGAGGGACTGGTATGGCACTCCATGGAGAG GATGGACATGTCATATGCTCATCTATTCCAATCTACGGGGAAGGAAAGGAACCAGGAAATGAAGCTGGTTACATAGTCGGGATGTCTAGTTGTTATCCTAGACCTGGCTCTATTAAGATCTCGGCAGGGGAGACTGTAACTTTACTATCAAACTATAGCAATGCCCAGAGGCATACAGGAGTGATGGGGTTGTTCTATCTCTTGGTTGCTGAACCATCACCGAAGCCTAATTCTATCCTACATTCCACAGATGAA ACAGGTGAGATTGTAATATTACAAAGTGCTATTG